One part of the Luteolibacter flavescens genome encodes these proteins:
- a CDS encoding malate dehydrogenase, whose product MKVTIVGPGKVGMVLAYTLVLRGVAREVVLVGSNRDKAEGEAIDLMHAQAFQQVPVKVRAGDIDDAADSEVVAVCASVPMLPGFFDRNVLAHDNAELMKKMLPRIAEVAPQCKLVLVTNPVDVITWQALQLTGFPRERVMGTGTLVDSIRFRELLSAMIEIHPDDLRAYILGEHGEHQFPAMSVAQAGGEKIDDSPERRALCERAKHLGIEVFRKKGNTCYAIGQSAAYIIEAILLDEKRTVPLSVLVDGYLGVKDVCLSLPVVVGKRGIERFLQPDLNEVEAEQFREAAKAVRAVIDSLE is encoded by the coding sequence ATGAAAGTAACAATCGTTGGCCCCGGCAAAGTCGGGATGGTGCTAGCCTACACGCTCGTGCTCCGCGGCGTCGCGCGCGAGGTGGTGCTGGTGGGTTCGAATCGTGACAAGGCGGAGGGCGAGGCCATCGACCTCATGCACGCGCAGGCTTTCCAGCAGGTGCCCGTGAAGGTGCGCGCCGGGGACATCGACGATGCCGCGGACAGCGAGGTCGTGGCGGTCTGCGCCTCGGTGCCGATGCTGCCCGGATTCTTCGACCGCAACGTGCTGGCCCACGACAATGCGGAGCTGATGAAGAAGATGCTGCCCCGCATCGCGGAGGTGGCCCCGCAGTGCAAGCTGGTCCTCGTGACCAATCCCGTCGATGTAATCACCTGGCAGGCGCTGCAGCTCACCGGCTTCCCCCGCGAGCGCGTGATGGGGACCGGCACGCTGGTGGATTCCATCCGCTTCCGCGAATTGCTCTCCGCGATGATTGAGATCCATCCGGACGACCTGCGCGCCTACATCCTCGGCGAGCACGGCGAGCATCAGTTCCCCGCGATGAGTGTCGCGCAGGCCGGTGGCGAGAAGATCGACGACAGCCCCGAGCGCCGCGCGCTGTGCGAAAGGGCGAAGCACCTCGGCATCGAGGTCTTCCGCAAGAAGGGAAACACCTGCTACGCGATCGGCCAATCCGCGGCCTACATCATCGAGGCGATCCTGCTCGACGAGAAGCGCACCGTGCCTCTCAGCGTGCTCGTCGACGGCTATCTCGGCGTGAAGGACGTGTGCCTCAGCCTGCCCGTCGTGGTGGGCAAGAGGGGCATCGAGCGTTTCCTCCAGCCGGATCTCAACGAAGTGGAGGCGGAGCAATTCCGCGAGGCGGCAAAGGCCGTCCGCGCGGTGATCGATAGCCTGGAGTAA
- the ald gene encoding alanine dehydrogenase has protein sequence MNIGIPKEIKAQEHRVSMVPGSVAELVKHGHRVFVEAGAGAGSSYSDEQYLAMGAEILPDADAIFSAAEMIVKVKEPQPEEIARLQPHHLLFTYLHLAASKPLTEALVATGCTALAYETLEVNRRLPLLEPMSEIAGRMSSIVGSYHLAKHNGGRGTLLGGVPGVAPGRVVVIGGGTAGVNAARVATGIGADVTILEVDFERMRFLDITMSGTHTVYSSEANLAELLPRVDLVIGAVLVPGAKAPKLITRDMLKLMQPGSVFVDIAVDQGGCAETTRPTTHHAPTFVEEDVIHYCVANMPGAYARTATQALNNVTQRWITLLADKGVAGACRVRKEVLGAVNCSGGKLTILPVGEAHGMEVADPAEVLGV, from the coding sequence ATGAACATCGGCATCCCGAAGGAGATCAAAGCACAAGAGCACCGCGTATCCATGGTCCCCGGCTCGGTCGCGGAACTCGTGAAGCACGGTCACCGTGTCTTCGTGGAAGCCGGTGCCGGCGCGGGCTCCAGCTACAGCGACGAGCAGTACCTCGCCATGGGCGCGGAGATCCTGCCGGATGCGGATGCGATCTTCTCCGCCGCCGAGATGATCGTGAAGGTGAAGGAGCCGCAGCCCGAGGAAATCGCGCGCCTGCAACCTCATCACCTGCTCTTCACCTACCTCCACCTCGCGGCGAGCAAGCCGCTCACGGAAGCACTGGTCGCCACCGGCTGCACCGCACTCGCGTATGAGACGCTCGAGGTGAACCGCCGTCTGCCGCTGCTCGAGCCGATGAGCGAGATCGCCGGCCGCATGTCTTCCATCGTGGGCTCGTATCACCTCGCGAAGCACAATGGCGGCCGCGGCACGCTACTCGGCGGCGTTCCCGGCGTGGCCCCCGGTCGCGTGGTCGTCATCGGTGGTGGCACCGCCGGTGTGAATGCGGCCCGCGTGGCCACCGGGATCGGCGCGGACGTCACCATCCTCGAGGTCGATTTCGAGCGCATGCGCTTCCTCGACATCACCATGAGCGGCACGCACACGGTCTACTCCAGCGAGGCAAATCTCGCGGAGCTGCTTCCACGCGTGGACCTCGTCATCGGTGCCGTGCTCGTGCCCGGAGCGAAGGCCCCGAAGCTCATCACCCGCGACATGCTGAAGCTGATGCAGCCGGGCAGCGTCTTCGTGGACATCGCCGTGGACCAGGGCGGCTGCGCGGAGACGACGCGCCCGACGACCCACCACGCACCGACCTTCGTCGAGGAAGACGTGATCCACTACTGCGTGGCCAACATGCCGGGTGCCTACGCCCGCACGGCGACCCAGGCACTGAACAACGTGACCCAACGCTGGATCACCCTGCTCGCCGACAAGGGCGTGGCCGGTGCCTGCCGCGTCCGCAAGGAAGTGCTCGGTGCCGTGAACTGCAGCGGCGGCAAGCTCACCATCCTGCCCGTCGGCGAGGCCCACGGCATGGAAGTGGCCGACCCGGCTGAAGTGCTCGGAGTCTGA
- a CDS encoding dihydrolipoamide acetyltransferase family protein codes for MPTVPILMPQLGESIAEATVVRIGIAPGDTVQTDQEVIEVETSKATMGVTTLCRGTVKEIMAREGETYSVGTLLGLLDVTDEELTRTGVESIEAAADRRTAEATSPQQQEKNLHFALDDDSYEESPAVVPSVKGLAVPTGTMGAHYISPRMRARMNDMGLREADISAIVGTGTGGRVTVEDLEKFLDYIETWPSSNASPMRMAVADAMRRSWTRPLATVGLPVKLDRVLEHRRNQDPKPGLTLYVLRAFALALVEEPATAGFLIGQKVVHPRAFDIGVAVQVDDGVVVPVLRKVDRKSLSELTTEYAEMVERGRRRRLSDDDLRGGIATVTNFGTFGLTSGTPIPLPNETLILGLGAGVKKPVWSDQVETFIPVTEAELVVTFDHRVVDGGGAGVLLGRVAQLLQEPEKL; via the coding sequence ATGCCCACCGTTCCCATCCTCATGCCGCAGCTCGGTGAATCGATTGCCGAGGCGACCGTCGTTCGCATCGGCATCGCGCCCGGCGATACGGTGCAGACGGACCAGGAGGTCATCGAAGTGGAGACCAGCAAGGCGACCATGGGGGTGACCACGCTCTGCCGCGGCACGGTGAAGGAGATCATGGCCCGGGAAGGCGAGACCTACTCGGTCGGGACCTTGCTCGGCCTGCTGGACGTCACCGACGAGGAACTCACGCGCACCGGTGTCGAGAGCATCGAGGCCGCCGCCGACCGCCGCACCGCCGAGGCCACCTCGCCGCAGCAGCAGGAGAAGAACCTGCACTTCGCCCTCGACGATGATTCCTACGAGGAATCGCCCGCCGTGGTGCCGAGCGTGAAGGGCCTGGCCGTGCCGACCGGCACCATGGGAGCCCACTACATTTCCCCGCGCATGCGTGCCCGCATGAATGACATGGGGCTGCGCGAGGCGGACATCTCCGCGATCGTCGGCACCGGCACGGGTGGCCGCGTCACGGTGGAGGACCTTGAAAAATTCCTCGACTACATCGAGACTTGGCCGAGCAGCAATGCCTCGCCGATGCGCATGGCCGTGGCCGATGCGATGCGCCGGAGTTGGACGCGTCCGCTCGCGACGGTGGGCCTGCCGGTGAAGCTCGACCGCGTGCTCGAGCACCGCCGCAACCAGGACCCGAAGCCGGGCCTCACTCTCTACGTCCTGCGTGCCTTTGCCCTCGCCCTTGTCGAGGAGCCTGCGACCGCCGGCTTCCTGATCGGCCAGAAGGTCGTGCATCCCCGCGCCTTTGACATCGGCGTGGCGGTCCAGGTGGACGATGGCGTGGTCGTGCCGGTCCTGCGGAAGGTGGATCGGAAATCCCTTTCCGAACTCACGACCGAGTATGCCGAGATGGTCGAGCGCGGTCGTCGCCGTCGTCTTTCCGATGACGATCTCCGCGGCGGCATCGCGACCGTCACGAACTTCGGCACCTTTGGCCTCACGTCCGGCACGCCGATCCCGCTGCCAAATGAAACGCTCATTCTGGGCCTCGGTGCCGGTGTGAAGAAACCGGTGTGGAGCGATCAGGTGGAGACCTTCATTCCGGTGACCGAAGCCGAACTCGTGGTCACCTTTGACCATCGCGTGGTCGATGGCGGTGGTGCGGGTGTCTTGCTGGGTCGCGTGGCGCAGCTTCTTCAGGAGCCGGAGAAACTCTGA
- a CDS encoding alpha-ketoacid dehydrogenase subunit beta yields the protein MSVTYVDAIREAQEKLLREDPRVFLYGQDISKFGGAFKATKGLAEEFPGRVLDSPISEDAMIGMAVGAAIEGMRPIIEMQFADFSSIAFNQIVNQAATSFYRTGVPIPLTVRLPSGGTPGSGPFHSQSMEALYAHYPGLIVVTPATVSDAYHMLLDSVALDDPVIYCEHKFLYRWLKAPRINGDHLPIGKARITRPGKHATVVAYSAMVHEAVRAADRLKEQGGWEIEVVDLRSVKPLDIDTVLASVARTGRLLALGEAFPWGGVTAEVVSRVCADGFHLLDAPPRRLNSRDTPVPYHPKLWAAHRPTPETICIALRELLSF from the coding sequence ATGAGCGTGACGTACGTCGATGCGATCCGTGAGGCGCAGGAGAAGCTGCTGCGCGAGGACCCGCGGGTCTTCCTCTACGGACAGGACATTTCGAAATTCGGGGGAGCCTTCAAGGCGACCAAGGGTCTCGCGGAGGAATTCCCCGGCCGCGTGCTGGACTCGCCGATCAGCGAGGACGCCATGATCGGCATGGCCGTGGGCGCTGCCATCGAGGGCATGCGGCCGATCATTGAAATGCAGTTCGCGGATTTCTCCTCGATCGCTTTCAACCAGATCGTCAACCAGGCCGCGACGAGCTTTTACCGGACAGGAGTGCCCATCCCGCTGACCGTGCGCCTGCCCTCCGGCGGTACGCCCGGGTCCGGGCCCTTCCACAGCCAGAGCATGGAGGCGCTCTACGCGCACTACCCCGGCCTGATCGTGGTGACGCCGGCGACCGTCTCGGACGCCTATCACATGCTGCTGGACTCCGTGGCGCTGGATGACCCGGTCATTTACTGCGAGCACAAGTTCCTCTACCGCTGGCTGAAGGCCCCGCGTATCAATGGCGATCACCTGCCCATCGGCAAGGCCCGCATCACGCGCCCCGGCAAGCACGCCACCGTCGTGGCCTACAGCGCCATGGTGCACGAGGCCGTGCGCGCCGCCGACCGGCTGAAAGAGCAGGGCGGCTGGGAAATCGAGGTGGTCGATCTTCGCTCGGTGAAGCCGCTGGATATCGACACCGTGCTCGCGAGCGTCGCCCGCACCGGCCGCCTGCTCGCGCTCGGCGAGGCCTTCCCGTGGGGTGGTGTTACCGCGGAAGTCGTCTCGCGTGTCTGCGCGGATGGCTTCCACCTGCTCGATGCGCCGCCGCGCCGCCTGAACTCCCGCGACACGCCGGTGCCGTATCATCCGAAACTCTGGGCGGCCCATCGCCCGACTCCCGAGACGATCTGCATCGCCCTGCGAGAGCTGCTTTCCTTCTAA
- a CDS encoding thiamine pyrophosphate-dependent dehydrogenase E1 component subunit alpha → MPETEEAQRTAVELDRDYVRDVFRAMLRARLLENKLSSLYKAGKIVGGVYLGKGQEAVSASLGASLVQGRDIFAALIRDQAGRTAFGEPLIDCTRTYLGSVMGPMKGRDGNIHRGRPQDGMPAMISHLGAAVSVVGGMLMARRLKGELDGVVGATCVGDGATSTGAYHEGLNMAAVERLPMVVIVGNNQFAYSTPTDRQFACEDLLDRAKGYGVGAHSVDGTDVLACAQVIGNAVRLAREGHGPQMVVARLLRLSGHGEHDDGSYVPPVLKDSHLGRDCIETGIVQLIEAGFATVDEIERWKQDFTDEVQAAVAQAQQEPTPDPWDEDWNACSTPTGRGI, encoded by the coding sequence GTGCCGGAGACCGAGGAAGCCCAGAGGACTGCCGTGGAGTTGGATCGCGACTATGTCCGCGACGTCTTCAGGGCGATGCTTCGGGCGCGACTCCTTGAAAACAAGCTGTCCAGCCTCTATAAGGCCGGCAAGATCGTCGGCGGCGTCTACCTCGGCAAGGGCCAGGAAGCCGTCAGCGCCTCGCTCGGGGCCTCGCTCGTTCAGGGGCGGGACATTTTCGCCGCCCTGATCCGCGATCAGGCCGGGCGCACGGCCTTTGGCGAGCCGCTCATCGACTGCACCCGCACCTACCTCGGCTCCGTGATGGGCCCGATGAAGGGTCGCGACGGCAATATCCACCGCGGTCGCCCGCAGGATGGCATGCCGGCCATGATTTCCCACCTCGGCGCGGCGGTTTCCGTCGTCGGAGGCATGCTGATGGCCCGCCGGTTGAAGGGAGAGTTGGATGGCGTGGTCGGCGCGACCTGCGTCGGCGACGGTGCCACCTCCACCGGAGCCTACCACGAGGGGCTGAATATGGCGGCGGTCGAGCGCCTGCCGATGGTCGTCATCGTGGGGAACAACCAATTTGCCTACTCGACGCCAACCGACCGGCAATTCGCCTGCGAGGACCTGCTGGACCGCGCAAAGGGCTACGGAGTCGGGGCGCATTCCGTGGATGGCACCGACGTGCTGGCCTGCGCGCAGGTCATCGGGAATGCCGTAAGGCTCGCCCGCGAAGGCCATGGCCCGCAGATGGTGGTGGCCCGCCTGCTACGCCTGAGCGGCCACGGCGAGCACGATGACGGCAGCTATGTGCCGCCCGTTTTGAAAGACAGCCACCTCGGACGCGACTGCATCGAGACGGGCATCGTCCAGTTGATCGAGGCTGGATTTGCCACGGTGGACGAGATCGAGCGCTGGAAGCAGGACTTCACCGATGAGGTGCAGGCCGCCGTCGCTCAGGCCCAGCAGGAGCCGACACCGGACCCGTGGGATGAAGACTGGAACGCGTGCTCCACGCCAACCGGAAGGGGGATTTGA
- a CDS encoding ribbon-helix-helix domain-containing protein, which yields MASSINLSLTDELRAFVDRSCGDGTDYATPSEFLRDVLREKKRRIEAADLRDAIIEGYRDVTEGRTLEFKGNLKSMMAEARKREREDWK from the coding sequence ATGGCGAGCAGCATCAACCTCTCACTCACGGATGAACTCCGCGCCTTTGTGGACCGGAGTTGCGGGGACGGCACCGACTACGCTACCCCCAGCGAGTTCTTGCGCGATGTCCTGAGGGAAAAGAAGCGCCGCATCGAAGCCGCGGACTTGAGGGACGCGATCATCGAAGGCTACCGGGACGTGACCGAGGGACGGACGCTGGAATTCAAGGGCAACCTGAAAAGCATGATGGCCGAGGCAAGAAAGCGCGAACGCGAGGACTGGAAGTAA
- a CDS encoding type II toxin-antitoxin system RelE/ParE family toxin yields the protein MPYLALSRRALLDLAEIEQYSTETWGKKVATSYLGEIEDALNRLKENPGLLRSRPELSDHLKFYRVGRHLLVCAQEGENIYVLTLKHGAMDLPERLAEMEPEMAKEAELLHQAFLRSRKV from the coding sequence ATGCCCTACCTCGCCCTCTCCCGCCGTGCCCTGCTCGATCTCGCCGAGATCGAACAGTATTCCACCGAGACTTGGGGAAAGAAGGTGGCCACGAGCTATCTGGGCGAAATTGAAGACGCCCTGAATCGCCTCAAGGAGAATCCCGGGCTGCTCCGATCAAGGCCCGAGCTTTCCGACCATCTGAAATTTTACCGCGTGGGTCGGCACCTGCTTGTCTGTGCGCAGGAAGGCGAGAACATCTATGTCCTGACGCTGAAGCACGGTGCAATGGATCTGCCGGAAAGGCTTGCTGAAATGGAGCCCGAGATGGCGAAGGAAGCCGAATTGCTCCATCAGGCATTCCTCCGCTCGCGGAAAGTTTGA
- a CDS encoding MGMT family protein: protein MPKSSAFPRIRAEVIRLVALIPEGRFTTYGSIALHMNCNPRHVAQSLSGLTEEEARDLPWHRVVAADARISRSMDPELAAKQKALLGKEGMKVNARGFIQDSDDHFHVVGIRRDIRWKD from the coding sequence ATGCCCAAGTCCTCCGCCTTTCCCCGCATCCGCGCCGAGGTGATCCGGCTGGTCGCCTTGATCCCCGAGGGCCGCTTCACGACCTACGGGTCGATCGCGCTGCATATGAATTGCAATCCCCGCCACGTGGCCCAATCGCTGAGCGGCCTGACCGAGGAGGAGGCCCGGGATCTGCCCTGGCACCGCGTGGTAGCCGCTGACGCACGCATCAGCCGCTCCATGGATCCGGAGCTCGCGGCAAAACAAAAGGCCCTGCTGGGAAAAGAAGGCATGAAGGTCAACGCGCGGGGTTTCATCCAAGACTCCGACGATCATTTCCACGTCGTGGGCATCCGCAGGGACATCCGGTGGAAAGACTGA
- a CDS encoding nucleotidyltransferase family protein: MKPTLLVLAAGMGSRYGGLKQMDPMGPSGETVLDYSVFDAIRAGFGKVVFIIREDFAEAFKSSVGARFAGKIEVDYAFQKLDDLPEGFTIPEGRTKPWGTAHAVRAARHVVSGPFAVINADDFYGADAYQVIARWFASDTGEAGKDHYSMVGYPLKNTLSEHGSVNRGICQTDALGLLTDVEEVVDIARDEDGIVRGTALDGSRREIADVCPVSMNFWGFTEKFFEQIEEHFTAFLTEKGGEQKSECYIPTVVDDFIRQERADCRVLDTTSSWFGVTYPDDKPHVVESIAKLVAAGDYPSPLG, from the coding sequence ATGAAACCGACTCTCCTTGTTCTCGCTGCCGGCATGGGCTCCCGCTACGGCGGACTGAAGCAGATGGACCCGATGGGCCCGAGTGGCGAAACCGTGCTCGATTACTCGGTCTTCGACGCGATCCGCGCCGGCTTCGGCAAGGTCGTCTTCATCATCCGCGAGGATTTCGCCGAGGCCTTCAAGAGCAGCGTGGGCGCGCGTTTCGCGGGCAAGATCGAGGTGGACTACGCCTTCCAAAAGCTGGATGACCTCCCGGAAGGCTTCACCATTCCCGAGGGCCGCACGAAGCCCTGGGGCACCGCCCATGCCGTGCGCGCCGCGCGCCACGTGGTCAGCGGCCCCTTCGCCGTGATCAATGCGGACGACTTCTACGGCGCGGACGCCTATCAGGTCATTGCCCGCTGGTTCGCCTCGGATACCGGCGAGGCCGGAAAGGACCACTACTCGATGGTCGGCTACCCGCTGAAAAACACTCTCTCCGAACACGGCTCCGTGAACCGCGGCATCTGCCAGACCGACGCGCTCGGCCTGCTGACCGACGTGGAGGAAGTCGTGGACATCGCCCGCGATGAGGACGGCATCGTCCGCGGCACCGCCCTCGACGGCAGCCGCCGCGAGATCGCCGACGTCTGCCCGGTCTCGATGAATTTCTGGGGCTTCACCGAGAAGTTCTTCGAGCAGATCGAGGAGCACTTCACCGCCTTCCTCACGGAAAAGGGCGGCGAGCAAAAGTCCGAGTGCTACATCCCCACCGTGGTCGATGACTTCATCCGCCAGGAGCGCGCCGACTGCCGAGTGCTCGACACCACGTCCTCGTGGTTCGGAGTCACCTATCCGGATGACAAGCCGCACGTGGTCGAGTCCATCGCGAAGCTCGTGGCCGCCGGGGACTACCCCAGCCCGCTCGGCTGA